Proteins found in one Schistocerca serialis cubense isolate TAMUIC-IGC-003099 chromosome 5, iqSchSeri2.2, whole genome shotgun sequence genomic segment:
- the LOC126482229 gene encoding putative gustatory receptor 28b: MLYRRFKQLNGHLLQKYSIQSEEQLDCEVSSALIVTSKTYVPKSYCELLDSEFRLSARRQRSELPKKRKNVLEVHAEVICVDNLSVAHLQKIHSLLEDVSGAINAGYGVQNIAEITSCFLHIVILSYIVVTDILGKATPWFHASKRHSITVLLSLPWAALSAFRIVSIVYSCEVVAQEANHTEQLVNKLLLLAPMADRGRSTGLHSFAQQLNDSGLKYSAAGLFPIDRSLLASCLAANVNYLVILVQFGM, from the coding sequence ATGCTATACAGAAGATTTAAACAACTGAACGGACACTTGCTGCAGAAGTACAGCATACAATCAGAAGAACAGCTCGACTGCGAAGTTTCGTCTGCGCTGATTGTTACTTCTAAAACCTATGTACCAAAAAGCTATTGTGAACTACTTGACAGTGAGTTTCGTCTATCAGCTCGTAGACAACGATCAGAATTACCGAAGAAACGCAAGAATGTATTAGAAGTGCATGCAGAGGTGATATGTGTTGATAACTTATCGGTGGCTCATTTACAGAAGATACATTCTTTATTGGAAGACGTTTCTGGAGCCATCAACGCTGGGTACGGTGTACAGAACATAGCTGAAATAACAAGTTGCTTTTTACATATTGTAATCCTCAGTTATATAGTTGTGACAGACATACTAGGAAAGGCAACACCTTGGTTTCATGCATCTAAACGGCATTCTATCACAGTGTTGTTGTCCTTACCGTGGGCAGCTCTGTCAGCTTTTAGAATTGTCAGCATAGTGTACAGCTGTGAGGTGGTGGCTCAGGAGGCCAACCACACGGAACAGCTGGTCAAtaagctgctgctgctggcgccgATGGCAGACAGAGGTCGCAGTACTGGTCTGCACAGTTTCGCCCAACAGCTGAACGACAGTGGGCTCAAGTACAGCGCGGCAGGACTGTTCCCCATAGACCGGTCGCTGCTTGCGAGCTGTCTGGCCGCCAACGTCAACTACCTGGTAATCCTCGTTCAGTTTGGGATGTAA